In a genomic window of Acidilobus saccharovorans 345-15:
- the aspS gene encoding aspartate--tRNA(Asn) ligase, whose translation MLKDSFISQVYDRANSLLGQKIRVCGWVDNIRDLGGVRFVLLRDRSGVLQVVIKKGVTPETAIETSKELVKETVACFEGTLVESKSKLKYELQASGIQVLSKPVEPIPLEPATSTEAQLNVRLDYRWLDVRNLKVSAIFQFESWVANKFREFFRQNGFVEVFTPKIVAAGTEGGAEVFPVIYFGREAYLAQSPQFYKQMAVIAGLERVFEVGPVFRAEAHHTVKHLTEFHGLDIEMGFIEGPEDVMNMLESFFRYLAKEAEIDDSIETVRNYFDLALRVPSKVPRITIREAYEVLKERYNHQLPYMEDLDPQAERELGDYALKEYDSDFIFVTEYPWKVRPFYTMRKPQEPEWTLGFDLLFRGLEIATGSQREHRYDQLLANLRDKGLNPERFQFYLNFFKYGAPPHGGAGLGLERIVKQFLNLDNVREARLLPRDPERLTP comes from the coding sequence GTGCTAAAGGACAGCTTCATTTCCCAGGTATACGACAGGGCTAACAGCCTACTAGGCCAGAAAATCAGAGTGTGCGGCTGGGTCGACAACATAAGGGACCTGGGCGGCGTCAGGTTTGTGCTGCTCAGGGACAGGAGCGGCGTCCTTCAGGTCGTTATAAAGAAAGGCGTGACCCCCGAGACTGCCATAGAAACCTCTAAGGAGCTTGTCAAGGAAACCGTGGCCTGCTTTGAGGGCACCCTTGTTGAAAGCAAGAGCAAGCTGAAGTACGAGCTTCAGGCCTCAGGCATTCAGGTCCTCTCAAAGCCTGTGGAGCCCATACCCCTTGAACCGGCCACGAGCACCGAGGCCCAGCTCAACGTGAGGCTTGACTACAGGTGGCTTGACGTCAGGAACCTTAAGGTGTCGGCCATCTTCCAGTTTGAATCATGGGTCGCCAACAAGTTCAGGGAGTTCTTCAGGCAGAACGGCTTCGTCGAGGTGTTCACGCCTAAGATAGTGGCTGCCGGCACCGAGGGCGGAGCCGAGGTCTTCCCTGTGATATACTTTGGCAGGGAGGCTTACCTGGCCCAGAGCCCCCAGTTCTATAAGCAGATGGCGGTCATAGCAGGCCTTGAGAGGGTCTTCGAGGTGGGCCCCGTCTTCAGGGCCGAGGCCCACCACACCGTGAAGCACTTAACGGAGTTTCACGGGCTTGACATAGAGATGGGCTTCATAGAGGGGCCGGAGGATGTAATGAACATGCTTGAGTCCTTCTTCAGGTACCTCGCTAAGGAGGCCGAGATTGACGACTCCATTGAGACTGTCCGCAACTACTTCGACCTGGCGCTCAGGGTGCCGTCCAAGGTACCCCGTATAACCATAAGGGAGGCGTACGAGGTCCTCAAAGAGAGGTACAACCACCAGCTGCCCTACATGGAGGACCTTGACCCCCAGGCGGAGCGCGAGCTCGGCGACTATGCCCTTAAGGAGTACGACAGCGACTTCATCTTCGTCACCGAGTACCCGTGGAAGGTCAGGCCCTTCTACACGATGAGGAAGCCCCAGGAGCCGGAGTGGACGCTGGGCTTCGACCTCCTCTTCAGGGGCCTTGAGATAGCCACCGGCAGCCAGAGGGAGCACAGGTATGACCAGCTGCTCGCGAACCTCAGGGACAAGGGCTTGAACCCTGAGAGGTTCCAGTTCTACTTGAACTTCTTCAAGTACGGGGCGCCTCCGCACGGCGGGGCGGGCCTTGGGCTGGAGAGGATAGTTAAACAGTTCCTTAACCTTGATAACGTGAGGGAGGCCAGGCTGCTCCCAAGGGACCCAGAGAGGCTAACGCCCTGA
- a CDS encoding CoA transferase subunit A, whose product MPSVKLTSLSEAAGLVRDNDEVTISGMTFFRNPMALISAIIRAGVKNLSFVDREPGLGLDIMVASGAVNRVRAAMATFEHYGLAPTVRRKAEEGAISYLEDTCGAVIAGLRAGAQGVPFMPTRGVVGSDLLKIHEAAGTWKVIEDPFTGEKLVAVRSIEPDVALIHVHVSDEYGNAMIMGPRFEDELKIRAAKMVILSAEKVVGSEELRKLTRDLGLTLSATSLYVSAVVRAPEGAWPTGVYGLYEPDYGAIEAYYKAAKQGLAANWIRDNLLRRWQ is encoded by the coding sequence ATGCCATCAGTAAAGCTTACCAGCCTAAGTGAGGCAGCTGGCCTAGTGAGAGACAACGATGAGGTTACTATAAGCGGCATGACGTTCTTTAGAAACCCAATGGCATTAATATCCGCAATAATAAGGGCTGGCGTAAAGAACCTCTCGTTCGTTGACAGGGAGCCAGGTCTTGGCCTCGACATTATGGTAGCCTCAGGCGCTGTTAACAGGGTTAGGGCCGCTATGGCAACTTTTGAGCATTACGGCCTGGCGCCTACTGTGAGGAGAAAAGCTGAGGAGGGCGCCATAAGCTACCTGGAAGACACCTGCGGGGCTGTAATAGCCGGCCTCAGGGCCGGCGCTCAGGGAGTCCCATTCATGCCCACAAGGGGCGTCGTGGGCTCTGACCTGCTCAAAATACATGAAGCAGCTGGCACGTGGAAGGTCATAGAGGACCCATTTACTGGGGAGAAGCTAGTCGCGGTAAGGTCCATAGAGCCCGACGTCGCGTTGATTCACGTTCACGTGAGTGACGAGTACGGCAATGCGATGATAATGGGACCGCGGTTTGAGGACGAGCTGAAGATAAGGGCTGCCAAGATGGTTATACTATCTGCTGAGAAGGTGGTCGGCAGCGAGGAGCTTAGAAAGCTGACCAGGGACCTGGGCCTGACGCTCTCAGCGACCTCGCTGTACGTCTCAGCCGTGGTCAGGGCCCCTGAGGGTGCGTGGCCCACGGGAGTCTATGGGCTCTACGAGCCTGATTACGGAGCCATAGAGGCCTACTACAAGGCTGCCAAACAGGGGTTAGCAGCGAATTGGATCAGGGACAACCTGTTGAGGAGGTGGCAATGA
- a CDS encoding CoA-transferase subunit beta, whose product MSSRPTDLMIKCMASFIRDGDYVYHGLDSILPALAMVYAARYLKRDFVWHSVGESFMPDPARVAVRPSTGDPSMEPDPVGFFTTIDSFDIAAKGRMDLMFFGAAQVDESGNINLTAIGSYERPKVKLPGGAAAAYLFPLVRKIVVWARHEPRVLVHRVDFVTGSGEERLRRGLPLYLCTNRALIEFTREGPVLRSLLYGFTVDDVLKSASMRIAVPDRVGVIPPLSEEELRVISEADRGGLRYEEGYG is encoded by the coding sequence ATGTCGAGTAGGCCGACGGACCTTATGATAAAATGTATGGCGAGCTTTATACGTGATGGCGACTACGTATATCACGGCCTGGACAGCATACTTCCAGCTCTTGCCATGGTATATGCTGCCAGGTACCTTAAGAGGGACTTCGTATGGCACAGCGTAGGCGAGTCTTTCATGCCTGACCCCGCGAGGGTTGCGGTGAGGCCTTCCACCGGCGACCCCTCCATGGAGCCCGACCCAGTGGGGTTCTTCACCACTATAGACTCCTTTGACATAGCTGCCAAGGGTAGGATGGACCTGATGTTCTTTGGCGCGGCCCAGGTGGACGAGAGCGGGAACATAAACTTGACGGCCATAGGCAGCTACGAGAGGCCCAAGGTGAAGCTCCCAGGGGGCGCGGCGGCCGCGTATTTGTTCCCACTGGTGAGGAAAATAGTCGTGTGGGCAAGGCATGAGCCCAGGGTGCTGGTTCATAGGGTTGACTTCGTCACGGGGAGCGGCGAGGAGAGGCTCAGGAGAGGGCTGCCGCTTTACCTGTGCACTAACAGGGCCCTCATAGAGTTCACCCGAGAGGGGCCCGTGCTCAGGTCCCTGTTGTATGGCTTCACTGTGGACGACGTCCTGAAGTCCGCATCAATGAGAATAGCAGTGCCTGACAGGGTCGGTGTGATACCCCCTCTCAGCGAGGAGGAGCTGAGGGTCATCTCAGAGGCGGACCGCGGCGGGCTAAGGTATGAGGAGGGCTACGGCTAA
- a CDS encoding aldose 1-epimerase: MIRLQSGGDEAVIHEKGAYLAALRHRGRAVITEGDPSTPTKAGMAFLAPFANRVKGATYVFDGIIYSLPRNSEGNAIHGLLLDREFKVVNSSADSVTLETVLSHPGYPSQLNVQVTYSISEGLLTAEAVIRNLGPRRAPLVVGWHPYFAVGSLPWRVEAEAFRCEAVDKIPTGKLYYYEFGDDGEYDDCFLVPSGLVKLIVNGREAVRVVSDSMKYFQIYTGIKGSVAIEPMSGAPDAYHNRMGLAIIEPSQSVRVGFKAYYG; encoded by the coding sequence TTGATAAGGCTTCAGAGCGGCGGTGACGAGGCAGTCATACATGAAAAAGGCGCCTACCTGGCAGCTCTCAGGCACCGTGGGAGGGCTGTAATAACGGAGGGAGATCCCTCCACACCAACAAAGGCAGGCATGGCCTTCCTTGCGCCGTTCGCCAATAGGGTCAAGGGCGCAACTTACGTCTTTGACGGAATTATATACAGCCTGCCCCGCAACAGCGAAGGAAACGCCATTCATGGCCTGCTTCTCGACAGGGAGTTCAAGGTTGTCAACTCATCTGCGGACTCCGTGACGCTTGAGACTGTGCTCTCTCACCCAGGCTACCCCTCACAGCTCAACGTACAGGTCACGTATTCCATTAGCGAGGGCCTCCTGACGGCCGAGGCCGTGATCAGGAACCTAGGACCCAGGAGGGCGCCCTTAGTCGTGGGTTGGCACCCCTACTTCGCCGTCGGCAGCCTGCCGTGGAGGGTAGAGGCGGAGGCCTTCAGGTGCGAGGCCGTTGATAAGATACCAACGGGGAAGCTCTACTATTACGAGTTTGGCGATGACGGAGAGTATGATGACTGCTTCCTCGTTCCCTCAGGCCTAGTCAAGCTCATAGTCAATGGTAGGGAGGCCGTCAGGGTAGTAAGCGACAGTATGAAGTATTTCCAGATATACACTGGAATTAAGGGCTCCGTGGCCATAGAGCCCATGAGTGGGGCCCCTGACGCCTACCATAATCGCATGGGCCTCGCCATCATTGAGCCCTCACAATCGGTTAGAGTCGGCTTCAAAGCATACTACGGTTAG
- a CDS encoding radical SAM protein, whose product MRPRKLLIVDGYNDEPGGLGVPPYIDVYARYIAGAVFDVDKAAKVHYITIDELRQRPNPAQLLRLYEAIIFIAGVVVPGKYIGGRPATAEELTSIASSLEGPLKVLVGPAARWGMGPEGGSAGYPPSFFKAHGFDVLVTGDPEEYVYDLVKYGEEAASPRAIREDYSKVNRFAVLGASIVRFHPNFGKNLIAEIETYRGCARWVSGGCSFCVEPLRGRPIARDPMAIVKEIRALYEVGVRNFRLGRQADILVYNSSQLGSEEWPRPSPQELERLFHGIHTEAPNLEVLHIDNVNPGTIARYPEESTEALKVIVKYHTPGDVAALGVESVDPQVVKINNLKVTADEALKAIEIINKVGASRGYNGLPELLPGINFILGLPGERRESYRLNREFLEEILRRKLLVRRVNVRKILALPTTRVYNMRWGISRKLEAEAKSFTYFVRHVFDRTELSWVAPKGTIMKSLWVEECELGYCYARQVGSYPLMVMIRGSYPRLQYIDAVRVEGVHSARAVEGSVIQPEPG is encoded by the coding sequence GTGAGGCCGAGGAAACTGCTGATAGTAGATGGTTACAACGACGAGCCAGGAGGCCTGGGAGTGCCTCCATACATAGACGTGTATGCCAGATACATAGCTGGGGCCGTGTTTGACGTCGATAAGGCTGCCAAGGTTCACTATATAACAATTGATGAGCTGAGGCAGAGGCCCAACCCGGCTCAGCTGCTGAGGCTTTATGAGGCCATAATATTCATAGCCGGCGTTGTAGTTCCAGGAAAGTACATAGGCGGTAGGCCTGCAACGGCCGAGGAGCTGACCTCCATAGCCTCGTCGCTTGAGGGCCCGCTCAAGGTCCTGGTGGGCCCAGCCGCGAGGTGGGGCATGGGGCCCGAGGGCGGCTCAGCGGGCTACCCTCCCTCGTTCTTTAAGGCTCACGGCTTTGACGTTCTCGTCACGGGCGACCCGGAGGAGTACGTCTACGACCTTGTTAAGTACGGTGAGGAGGCCGCGTCGCCGAGGGCTATCAGGGAGGACTATAGCAAGGTTAACAGGTTCGCGGTCCTCGGCGCTAGCATAGTAAGGTTTCACCCCAACTTCGGCAAGAACCTCATAGCAGAGATAGAGACCTACAGGGGCTGCGCCAGGTGGGTCAGCGGCGGCTGCTCCTTCTGCGTTGAGCCCCTCAGGGGCAGGCCAATAGCCAGGGACCCCATGGCAATAGTTAAGGAGATAAGAGCGCTTTACGAGGTTGGCGTCAGGAACTTCAGGCTGGGGAGGCAGGCAGACATACTGGTCTACAACTCAAGCCAGCTGGGCTCTGAGGAGTGGCCGAGGCCCTCGCCGCAGGAGCTCGAGAGGCTCTTTCATGGTATTCATACGGAGGCCCCTAACCTTGAGGTACTTCACATAGACAACGTTAACCCGGGCACCATAGCCAGGTACCCGGAGGAGTCGACTGAGGCCCTCAAGGTAATAGTTAAGTACCACACGCCTGGGGACGTGGCGGCCCTGGGCGTCGAGAGCGTTGATCCTCAGGTAGTTAAGATCAATAACTTAAAGGTGACCGCTGATGAGGCCTTGAAGGCCATAGAGATAATAAACAAGGTAGGGGCCTCAAGGGGTTACAACGGGCTTCCTGAGCTGCTTCCAGGAATAAACTTCATCCTGGGCCTGCCCGGCGAGAGGAGGGAGAGCTACAGGCTTAACAGGGAGTTCCTCGAGGAGATCCTGAGAAGGAAGCTGCTCGTCAGGAGGGTCAACGTGAGGAAGATACTCGCGCTGCCCACCACGAGGGTCTACAACATGAGGTGGGGGATAAGCAGAAAGCTTGAGGCCGAGGCCAAGTCCTTCACTTACTTCGTGAGGCACGTCTTTGACAGGACGGAGCTGTCCTGGGTAGCGCCGAAGGGCACCATCATGAAGAGCCTCTGGGTCGAGGAGTGCGAGCTGGGCTACTGCTACGCAAGGCAGGTTGGCAGCTACCCGCTCATGGTTATGATAAGGGGAAGCTACCCGAGGCTACAGTACATAGATGCTGTCAGGGTTGAGGGGGTTCACTCAGCGAGGGCCGTGGAGGGAAGCGTCATACAGCCTGAGCCTGGTTAG
- a CDS encoding trimeric intracellular cation channel family protein produces MVSLLGLLNYIGIVSFSASGALKGVRKGLDIFGVAVLGLVTSYAGGIIAEVLLGMVPPLVLKDPLDLLMSIAVSIGVFYFWRALQRPSTAKALFVADAIGLADFAVFGAYLATSRGLNVVAVAIIATLVGTGGGALRDVLVGEIPMVLRREIYATAAAAGGVVYYLAQELSKVYASAFGLVTVLALRLVSYELGLELPRANQAQAV; encoded by the coding sequence ATGGTCTCGCTGCTCGGGCTGCTTAACTATATAGGCATAGTGAGCTTCTCAGCCTCTGGCGCCCTTAAGGGCGTCAGGAAGGGCCTGGACATATTTGGCGTCGCGGTGCTTGGGCTCGTAACCAGTTATGCTGGCGGAATAATAGCCGAGGTCCTCCTAGGCATGGTGCCTCCGCTCGTGCTTAAGGACCCCCTCGACCTGTTAATGTCGATAGCGGTCTCCATAGGCGTCTTCTACTTCTGGAGGGCGTTGCAGAGGCCCTCAACTGCAAAGGCCCTCTTCGTCGCCGACGCAATAGGCCTCGCGGACTTTGCCGTCTTTGGAGCCTACTTGGCCACCTCAAGGGGGTTGAACGTAGTGGCCGTTGCCATAATTGCGACCTTGGTGGGCACGGGCGGTGGAGCGCTCAGGGACGTGCTGGTAGGGGAGATCCCTATGGTGCTCAGGAGGGAGATCTACGCCACCGCCGCTGCCGCTGGAGGCGTTGTCTACTACCTTGCGCAGGAGCTCTCCAAGGTATATGCCTCGGCCTTTGGGCTTGTGACCGTGCTGGCCTTAAGGCTTGTCTCCTACGAGCTCGGCCTTGAGCTTCCCAGGGCTAACCAGGCTCAGGCTGTATGA
- a CDS encoding phosphate signaling complex PhoU family protein, giving the protein MQGQDEEGEASSFIVKRKVQITGGSTYIVSLPKEWAKVLNIDKGSEVLLELNPEGWIRLRSPNSASRSVERATEVVLRPNLSDAVLSMQIISAYLAGYDTINIKFDTQMAEAAERIANFVRTKTIGLELLEESNDQLTLKTVVDLTSISAHTAVENMIRVVKSMITDLSDVIEGLKQRDLLDAIIRRDDIVDKLYLYIFKQLNLALQGLMSPKELGMNALAEAINLYTMVKSLERIADQVVSIAQWLLDYNGQLTPEIRQLFDKVKLSVLSSIDLINTLSQEQILLMYESLHREAVWVAELYSKARASGCANECYPIFDGARRIVAQTIDLLEAMMGLNALRSLENRRAFAS; this is encoded by the coding sequence TTGCAGGGACAGGACGAGGAAGGGGAGGCCAGCTCCTTCATTGTCAAGAGGAAGGTTCAGATAACTGGCGGCTCGACCTATATAGTCTCTCTTCCTAAAGAGTGGGCTAAGGTGCTCAATATAGACAAGGGCTCAGAGGTTCTCCTCGAACTAAACCCAGAGGGGTGGATAAGGCTTAGGTCGCCGAACTCCGCCTCAAGGAGCGTTGAGAGGGCTACTGAAGTAGTGCTGAGGCCTAACCTGAGCGACGCGGTGCTATCCATGCAGATAATATCAGCTTACCTGGCGGGCTACGACACCATAAATATAAAGTTCGACACCCAGATGGCCGAGGCCGCTGAAAGAATAGCTAACTTCGTGAGAACCAAGACTATAGGCCTTGAGCTGCTGGAGGAGTCCAACGATCAGCTAACCTTGAAGACGGTGGTGGACCTCACCTCCATATCGGCTCACACTGCAGTGGAGAACATGATAAGGGTAGTGAAGTCCATGATAACTGACCTCTCGGACGTGATTGAGGGCTTAAAGCAGAGGGACCTCCTTGACGCAATAATAAGGCGCGACGATATAGTAGATAAGCTCTACCTCTATATATTCAAGCAGCTGAACCTCGCGCTCCAGGGCCTGATGAGCCCCAAGGAGCTTGGCATGAACGCGCTGGCCGAAGCTATAAACCTCTACACGATGGTCAAAAGCCTTGAGCGCATAGCTGACCAAGTCGTCTCAATAGCCCAGTGGCTCCTTGACTATAACGGCCAGCTGACCCCCGAGATAAGGCAGCTCTTTGACAAGGTGAAGCTGAGCGTCCTCAGCTCCATAGACCTCATAAACACGCTCTCGCAGGAGCAGATACTCCTCATGTATGAGTCCCTTCACAGGGAGGCCGTGTGGGTGGCGGAGCTCTACTCAAAGGCCAGGGCCTCTGGCTGTGCCAACGAGTGCTACCCAATATTTGACGGCGCCAGGAGGATAGTGGCGCAGACGATAGATCTGCTCGAGGCCATGATGGGCCTGAACGCCCTAAGGAGCCTTGAGAACAGAAGGGCGTTCGCGTCCTGA
- the gatA gene encoding Asp-tRNA(Asn)/Glu-tRNA(Gln) amidotransferase subunit GatA: MKARTAASVLSEVLSGSKTPEEHVMEVYEAIERWEPKVKGFITLLDRDVVIKRAKEVERELREGRKLPLAGLVVAVKDNISTSFAPTTAGSRILSGYVPPFNATVVERLLEAGAIIIGKTNMDEFAMGSTTELSGFWPTRNPWDLDRVPGGSSGGSAAALAYGGADLALGSDTGGSVRLPAAYTGTVGLKPTYGLVSRYGLIPYANSLEQISPMARSVRDVALLLEVIAGHDPRDATSLTIDRISLSSTPSPNPKDFRICVPHEMIDGSDAPVRGTIIKLLDRLQSEGVEVNYDVSLPSAADALPIYYTIALAEAASNLARYDGKLYPFAELRPNYTETVTATRARGFGREVKRRIVLGVMALSEGYRDEFYVAAAKGRRLLRDEVLRLTRNCVVAGSVSPTLPPRIGERITDPLKLYALDVYTVIANLAGVPSLAMPAGFYSDLPVGVQFMGGPLEEAKLVALGELVESVTGLGGVMA, translated from the coding sequence ATGAAGGCAAGGACCGCCGCTTCTGTGCTCTCAGAGGTGCTCTCGGGTTCTAAGACGCCGGAGGAGCACGTTATGGAGGTATATGAAGCTATTGAGAGGTGGGAGCCAAAAGTCAAGGGCTTCATAACCCTGCTTGACAGGGATGTGGTGATCAAAAGGGCGAAGGAAGTTGAGAGGGAGCTCAGGGAGGGCCGCAAGCTCCCACTTGCAGGCTTAGTTGTTGCAGTTAAAGACAACATATCAACAAGCTTCGCGCCGACCACTGCAGGCTCAAGGATCCTCTCGGGGTACGTGCCGCCATTTAATGCAACCGTTGTTGAGAGGCTCCTGGAAGCGGGGGCCATAATAATAGGAAAGACCAACATGGACGAGTTCGCGATGGGCAGCACCACGGAGCTCAGCGGCTTCTGGCCAACGCGTAACCCCTGGGATCTAGACAGGGTGCCAGGGGGAAGCAGTGGCGGCTCCGCCGCGGCGCTGGCCTATGGCGGCGCCGACCTGGCCCTGGGAAGTGACACAGGAGGCTCCGTCAGGCTCCCCGCTGCTTACACTGGCACGGTGGGGCTTAAGCCGACGTATGGCCTCGTGAGCAGGTACGGCCTCATACCGTATGCCAACAGCCTGGAGCAGATAAGCCCTATGGCCAGGTCCGTGAGGGACGTCGCGTTGCTCCTCGAAGTGATAGCAGGTCACGACCCTCGCGACGCTACCAGCTTAACTATTGACAGGATCAGCTTAAGCTCTACGCCTTCGCCGAACCCCAAGGACTTTCGCATATGCGTTCCCCATGAGATGATAGACGGCTCGGACGCCCCCGTGAGAGGAACCATAATTAAACTCCTTGACAGGCTGCAGTCCGAGGGCGTCGAGGTAAACTACGACGTGTCTCTTCCCTCAGCTGCCGACGCGCTGCCCATATACTATACAATAGCCTTGGCCGAGGCCGCGAGCAACCTGGCCAGGTATGACGGCAAGCTTTACCCCTTCGCTGAGCTGAGGCCCAACTACACGGAGACGGTAACCGCCACCCGTGCCAGGGGCTTCGGCAGGGAGGTCAAGAGGAGGATAGTGCTGGGAGTTATGGCCCTGAGCGAGGGCTACCGCGACGAGTTCTACGTGGCAGCGGCCAAGGGCAGAAGGCTGTTGAGGGACGAGGTCCTAAGACTTACCAGGAACTGCGTAGTTGCGGGCTCCGTGAGCCCAACGCTGCCGCCCAGGATAGGCGAAAGGATAACGGACCCGCTCAAGCTGTACGCCCTTGACGTCTACACGGTAATTGCTAACCTGGCCGGAGTCCCCTCCCTTGCCATGCCTGCAGGCTTCTACAGTGATCTGCCTGTTGGTGTGCAGTTCATGGGAGGCCCTCTTGAGGAGGCCAAGCTGGTAGCCCTGGGCGAGCTCGTTGAAAGCGTTACAGGGCTCGGGGGTGTGATGGCATGA
- the gatB gene encoding Asp-tRNA(Asn)/Glu-tRNA(Gln) amidotransferase subunit GatB produces MSYLPFKIGLEIHLQLTEAGTKLFCDCRSNYRGMAPNSNVCPVCMGLPGALPVPRRQPLRFATALSMLMNCEMPPAMIFTRKHYFYPDLPKNYQITQYQGGGGAPICLRGRARYYDPDADGWREVTIRRINVEEDPGRTEYDGTITSSENAYIDYNRSGVPLVEVVTEPELRSPRDARRFVEYLLLIMEYIGATNPRLDGAFRVDANVSVEGGERVEIKNIGSTLDLERAIRYELFRESKLVSQGGRVERETRGWDPVRKVTKPQRAKETEEEYLYFPDPDIPPVPMKELIEEARPLTLRDPAKFMDVITAHGVPRRQAWSIVLYRPALSVYLSAVEKGADPLIVARMIAVDLKGLMKKQGVDPHEDSSWPSPETIAALAELISRGEYTYDEIKYNALPQLAANPETPIERLLPPRLSDLSEVITAVLSKEKKAVKDYLSGREEALDYLVGSALKMRRGYAVDPKLVRSVILKELRQLQGNNKDN; encoded by the coding sequence ATGAGCTACCTGCCCTTCAAGATAGGCCTTGAAATACACTTACAGCTCACCGAGGCCGGGACCAAGCTGTTCTGCGACTGCAGGTCAAATTACAGGGGCATGGCGCCGAACAGTAACGTGTGCCCAGTGTGCATGGGCCTCCCAGGCGCTTTACCTGTGCCAAGGAGGCAGCCGCTCAGGTTCGCCACAGCCCTCTCCATGCTCATGAACTGTGAGATGCCGCCAGCGATGATATTCACGAGGAAGCACTACTTCTACCCAGACCTGCCCAAGAACTACCAGATAACGCAGTACCAGGGCGGTGGCGGCGCCCCCATATGTCTTAGGGGCAGGGCTAGGTACTACGACCCTGACGCTGACGGGTGGCGCGAGGTCACAATAAGGAGGATAAACGTAGAGGAGGACCCCGGCAGGACTGAGTACGATGGCACGATAACGTCGAGCGAGAACGCCTATATAGACTACAACAGGAGTGGGGTACCCCTAGTGGAGGTCGTCACGGAGCCGGAGCTGAGGAGCCCCAGGGATGCAAGAAGGTTCGTGGAGTACCTGCTGCTCATCATGGAGTACATAGGCGCCACTAACCCGCGCCTTGACGGAGCCTTCAGGGTCGACGCAAACGTCAGCGTTGAGGGCGGCGAGAGGGTGGAGATTAAGAACATAGGGAGCACCCTTGACCTGGAGAGGGCCATAAGGTATGAGCTGTTCAGGGAGAGCAAGCTCGTCTCCCAGGGAGGCCGTGTAGAGAGGGAGACGAGGGGCTGGGACCCCGTTAGAAAGGTCACTAAGCCACAGAGGGCTAAGGAGACTGAGGAGGAGTACCTGTACTTCCCAGACCCAGACATACCTCCGGTGCCCATGAAGGAGCTCATAGAGGAGGCCAGGCCGCTGACGCTCAGGGACCCCGCCAAATTCATGGATGTCATAACGGCCCATGGAGTGCCCAGAAGGCAGGCGTGGAGCATAGTGCTCTACAGGCCGGCCCTCTCGGTTTACTTGAGCGCCGTGGAGAAGGGAGCGGATCCGCTTATAGTAGCCAGAATGATAGCTGTTGACCTCAAGGGCCTCATGAAGAAGCAGGGTGTGGACCCGCACGAGGACAGCTCATGGCCTTCGCCAGAGACCATAGCCGCTCTAGCCGAGCTCATCAGTCGGGGCGAATACACCTACGATGAGATTAAGTATAACGCGTTGCCGCAGCTGGCTGCAAACCCTGAGACACCCATTGAGAGGCTGCTGCCTCCCAGGCTGAGCGACCTAAGCGAGGTAATCACAGCCGTCCTGTCTAAGGAGAAGAAAGCGGTTAAAGACTACCTAAGTGGCAGGGAGGAGGCCCTCGACTACCTGGTTGGCTCAGCGCTCAAGATGAGGAGGGGCTACGCCGTTGACCCTAAGCTTGTGCGCAGCGTCATACTCAAGGAACTAAGGCAGCTTCAAGGTAACAATAAGGACAACTGA